The Candidatus Saccharibacteria bacterium oral taxon 955 DNA segment CTGCTACTCATACGGTAAATTACGGCAGGTGATACAGTCTGGTCTTACTAAAAACAATATAGCCTCTAGCGAGGCTATATTGTTTTTAGTAACTGCTGAATCTAGTCTTTTTGATTATCGACTAGAGCGATTAGCGATGCCTCGTGGTCTTTACGTCGTCGTGAAACTCGGCGTACGCTCGGTTCGGAGGCTGTACTCTTGTTCTCGGAGGTCTGCTTCGGAACAGCATGGTAAACACTCTTTATCTGAGTTCGCGATCTCTTTGTGCGCGGGACATTGTCCTCTGGCTCAGTAGACTCTGAGACACTCTTACGAGATGCCGTCGTCCGGCTAGTACCTTTTGATTTTTGAGCATTCTGAGTGGTGGATTTTTTACGCTGTACGGGAGATTTCGTCTCGGCTACTCGTTTTGCAAACATCATCTTGCCTGCCGCTGTCTGCAGACTACGAACAACTTCGACAAGGACCTGTTGTCCGATTAGGCTACTCGACTGCTCGACAACGACCATCGTACCATCAGGAAGATACCCAACAGCCTGATGACTATCTTGACCCTTCTGAGTCAGTTCGATCAACATTTGCTCACCAGGCAAATAAGACATGCGTAGCCCTTGAGCCAGCTCATTGATATTAAGCACAGAGATACCCTCGACAACGGCCACCTTGTTTAGATTATAATCAAGCGTCAAGATGCAACCTTGGTGTCGCTTAGCTAGCGTAAGCAGCCGATCATCAACCCCCTCCTCGGCCTTGCTGCCGTCTTGAAGGATCTCAATATCAACATCTTCCATATTTTGAAGCTCTGTCACGATATCAAGTCCATGGCGAGCCCGTGTCCGCTTATCAGCATCTGCATTATCCGCCAAAAATTGTAATTCACCAATTACGCTACGTGGCACGATAAGCGTCCCACCGATAAATCCCGTACGCGCAATTCCCGTAATTCGGCCGTCCATCAACACTGATGTATCGACAAAAATCGCTCGACTCTTAGACTTAATTGATGTTTTTGGCAATTTTGCGAGAAGGTAACTCAACTCTGCCAAAATCAGCAATACCACCGCTAGTAGCACAATATCTTTTGTTTCCATTTTCCTATCTTTCTACGACTATGAAGCAAGCTCTATTTGTCACCTGGCTTCAAATAATCGATTAATGCGTGGCGTAGATCTCGTACGCCCTTAATAAATGAGTCCTTTTTGGCATTAGAGCTAGCTGGCGCAACCGCCTGAGTAAACCCTAGCTTCTTTGCCTCGCTTATACGCTTGTCGGCCAGCTGAGCGGAGCGGATCTCGCCTCCTAGACCAATTTCGCCAAAAACGACAAGCCCATCATCAAGCCGCCTACCAGCAGCAGCCGAAGCAATTGCCATCGCGACCGCGAGATCGGCCGCAGGATCAGCAAGCTTCAGACCACCCACCACATTGATATAAATATCTTTGTCGGATAAGTTCAGTTTGGTACGCTTCTCTAGTACCGCAATGAGAAGATTGAGGCGATTTAGATCAAAACCACTTGCTGTCCTTTTAGGATACCCGAAATGTGTCGAGTTGACAAGTGCTTGAATTTCTACCAATATTGGCCTATTTCCTTCAAGCGTCGCAAGCACAACCGAACCATCGGCATTTTGTCTCTCCGCCAGCAGAGCCGCCGACGGGTTCGCTACCATTTTTAATCCAGACTCTCCCATCTCAAATATCGCCGTTTCAGCCGTAGAGCCATAACGATTTTTGATCGCCCGGACAACCTTGAAGCCACCATATCGATCGCCCTCAAACTGCAACACAACATCTACGAGGTGCTCAAGAACTTTTGGCCCCGCGATCGAACCCTCTTTTGTAACATGTCCGACCAAAATTACGGCCGCACCCGATTCTTTGGCGGCACGAATGATAACGTTTGCGGAATTTGTAATCTGGCTAACAGTACCCGGCGCAGAGGTGATTTCGTCTAGACTTAGTGTCTGGATACTGTCGATGATGACCAGCTTGTATTTGCCGCTCCGGATAGTTGCCGAAATATCATCAGCAGAGGTGCTAGCGACAAATTGTAGGTCATCACCAGCCTCAGCCCCCAGCCTCGTCGCCCGAAGCTTCACCTGTGAGGCACTTTCCTCGCCGCTAACGTACAGCACGGCGTTAGACTCAGCGATATGTGATGCTATCTGAAGCAATAACGTCGACTTACCGATCCCTGGCTGGCCAGCGAGAAGCATCACACCAGCTGACAATATTCCGCCACCAAGTACAGTATCCAGGTCAGCAATTCCTGTCTGCATCCGGGACACCACCTCCTTGGCACTAATCGATTTCATCGACTGAGGGGCAAGTACTTTACCGCCACGAGTTGCTCGCGCCACCACCGAGCTGCCTGCTGAGACGGCCACCTGCTCAACTAGTGTATTCCACTCGCCACAATTCTCACACCTTCCCACCCATTTTGGATAATTACTACCGCAGTTCTGACAAGTAAATAGTGTCTTAGACTTCGCCACCTCTATAGCCCCGTTGGCGCAGAAACACCATTTATACTTTCGTTTAGTTGATTGACATGCACTGCAATCTCATTTAAGGCGGTTATATCAGCATTTAGGGCGGCTACACGGCCGTTAATGTCCTGTCGACGGCTGGTGAGAGCGTTTGCCCGTGACAGTAGAGCAGCTCTGGTCGCCTGAAACTCTGCTTGCGTATTAAATCCACCTGAACCAGCTCGCTGATTAAACGTCTGAATATCAAGATTCATCTGTTCGAGATCAACTTCATATTGCTTGAGATCCTGCTCAATCGCTGGGCGTGCTGACTCAATTTTCTTCTGCAAACTATCCGCACGCTGACTGAGTCCGTTGAATACTCTATTATACGACTCATTTAGCGCCACGACTTTTGCCCTATCTGTGAAATAAGTCGCATAATGACGCTCCAGCTCTGGCGATAAATCGCGTACGGTCGTACCGATGATTGAATGAAGTTCGTCCGCCTCCGCTCCAGGTTCAGCTCGTTGATAATACTGCATAATCTGTTTGAGGTTTGCATCATCTTTGATCTTCTCGTACTGAGCGCGCACCATCTGGTCCACGCGTGGTCGCTCTAGGCCGTTTAAACGATGATACGCAGCGTGAAGTAGTTCGTGAGCTGCCGTCACCTCAAGAGTGCCGTCTAGCTCAGCATTTTTGATATTGTAAAGATATATTCGATCCTTGAAATAACAGCCCAAGATCGCTGCCGTTCGCTCGGTGCTTTGGCAGCTCTTATTAAACTGTGTCTTATCTTCGATCGCTGGCGCTGTTGCATAAAAAATCCTCTCGCCATGACCAGTCAGCCCAATTCGATTACGAATCGACGTGATCTGCTCAGATGGCTGAAACTGCATAGCACGTAAAGCATCCAATAAAGTCGGGCCATACAAAACCCCAAGCACTGCCAACCCTAATACTACCAATGTAGAGATTAGTTTACGCCAAAAAGCTTTATGGCGAGGCTGCTTTTGTAGATTCGGTTTGTTGTTCAATCGCTATTTTCCCCTTATTCGTCCGTACTTCCAGTATAACGCCTTTTTCATACTCTCCCGCAAGCACCCCTTCGGCAATTGCATGCTCTAGCTCGTCCTCGATGACCCTACGTAATGGTCGGGCACCGTATTTAGCGCTATAACCCTTGTCAATCAAATACTTTTTCGCCGAGGGCTTCACGACAAGTCCAAGTCCCTTGCGAACAAGTCGCTGGCGTAGCTCGCCAATCAAAAGATCAAATATCTTGCCGACCTCATCGCGCGTCAAAGCTCGGAAAGTGATAATCCCGTCAAAACGA contains these protein-coding regions:
- the radA gene encoding DNA repair protein RadA, with amino-acid sequence MEVAKSKTLFTCQNCGSNYPKWVGRCENCGEWNTLVEQVAVSAGSSVVARATRGGKVLAPQSMKSISAKEVVSRMQTGIADLDTVLGGGILSAGVMLLAGQPGIGKSTLLLQIASHIAESNAVLYVSGEESASQVKLRATRLGAEAGDDLQFVASTSADDISATIRSGKYKLVIIDSIQTLSLDEITSAPGTVSQITNSANVIIRAAKESGAAVILVGHVTKEGSIAGPKVLEHLVDVVLQFEGDRYGGFKVVRAIKNRYGSTAETAIFEMGESGLKMVANPSAALLAERQNADGSVVLATLEGNRPILVEIQALVNSTHFGYPKRTASGFDLNRLNLLIAVLEKRTKLNLSDKDIYINVVGGLKLADPAADLAVAMAIASAAAGRRLDDGLVVFGEIGLGGEIRSAQLADKRISEAKKLGFTQAVAPASSNAKKDSFIKGVRDLRHALIDYLKPGDK